Below is a genomic region from Pseudomonas berkeleyensis.
ACCCAGACGTGGGGCCAGCTCGCCAGCACGGGCCTGCAGACGCCCGAGATCCATGCGTTGATCAAGCTCCGCCGGGATCAACAGCACCACGTTGCCCTCCTTCACCGGGCACTCCCAATAGTGCCGGTGGTAGAGCCCACGCAGCAGCGCCGCACCAAGCGGCTTGCCGTCATTGCCGGCCCACTGGTTGATGATCAGCCAACCGCCGGGATTGAGTTTTTCCCGACAGCGTTCGAGAAAGCGCCAGGCCAGATGACCGACACCGGGCCCCTGATCGGTGTAGAGATCGAGAAAGATCAGATCAGCGGTTTCTGCGCTGTCCAGCAACTCGACGGCGTCGCCGATACGAATGGTCAGCCGTGGGTCGTCATCCAGACCAAGAAACTCCATGGCCAGACGCGGTACGTCCGGACGCAGTTCGATGGCCTCGACATCTTCGAGCGGCAGGAACTTCAGGCAGGCCTGGGTCAGGTTGCCGGCGCCGAGACCGAGGAACAGTGCGGTTTCCGGCGCATCGTGGCACAGCGCGCCAAGCAGCATGGCACGGGTGTAGTCGTACTCGAGCCAGCTCGGATCGCCCTGAAACACGCAGCTCTGCTCGATGGCATCACCGAATTCGAGGAAACGGTAGGCGCCGATCTGCACCACGCGGATCACCCCGAAAGCATCGCGAACCTCGGCCAGCAGCACTTCGTCCAGCTTCTGCATCTCGTCGTCCGGCGGCAAACCTGGCATCGATCCGTCTCCAACAGTGACATCCCGCACCAGAAGTGGCGGGCTAAAGGCGCCGATTGTCATTGAAGCAGCCGCCCCCGGTCACGCAATAATTCCACCACTTGCGCTGCTACTCATAACAATAACGAGGATCGCCATGTACGCCATCATAGGTGCCGGCCCCATGGGCCTGTGCACGGCCCGGCAATTGAAGAAACAAGGGATCGACTTCGTCGGTTTCGAACTGCACAGCGATGTCGGCGGGTTGTGGGACATCGATAACCCGCACAGCACCATGTACCACTCGGCGCACCTGATCTCTTCCAAGGGCACCACCGAGTTCAGCGAATTTCCCATGCGCGCCGAAGTGGCGCCCTACCCGCACCACAGCGAGATGCGTCGCTATTTTCGCGACTACGCCAGGCAGTTTCGCCTCTACGATCACTATCAGTTCGATACCCGCGTGGTGCAGCTGCAGCGCCTGGATCAGGGCTGGAAACTGATCAGTGAACGCAATGGCGAGCAGCGCGAATGGCGTTTCGATGGTGTACTGATCGCCAATGGCACGCTGCATACGCCCAACCTGCCCCAGTTACCGGGCGACTTCAGCGGCGAGGTGCTGCACTCCAGCGCCTACAAGAACGCCGACCTGTTTGCCGGCAAGCGGGTGCTGGTGGTCGGCTGCGGCAACTCGGCCTGCGATATCGCCGTGGACGCCGCGCACCGCGCTGCGGCCGTGGATCTTTCGGTACGTCGCGGCTACCACTTCCTGCCCAAGTTCATTCTCGGCAAGCCGACCGACACCTTCGGCGGTGCGATCAAGCTGCCGCGTCGACTCAAACAACTGGTCGACGGCCTGCTGGTGCGCGCGCTGGTTGGCAAACCTTCGCAATACGGCCTGCCAGACCCGGACTATCGCCTGTACGAATCACACCCGGTGATGAACTCGCTGGTGCTGCACCACATTGGCCATGGTGATATCCGCCCCCGTGGTGATATCACCGCGGTGAACGGCCAGCGCGTGTCCTTCGCCAATGGCGAACAGGCGGATTACGACCTGATCCTGATGGCCACCGGCTACAAGCTCGACTACCCCTTCATCGCGCGCAGCGAGCTGAACTGGCCGGAAGGCGCTGGTGCGCCACAGCTGTACCTCAACGTCTTTCATCCTGAACACGACGACCTGTTCATGCTCGGCATGGTCGAGGCTTCCGGCCTGGGCTGGCAGGGCCGTGACGAGCAGGCCGAACTGGTGGCCCTGTATATCCGCCAGTTACAGGCTGGCAGCCCGGCGGCGCAGGCGTTGCGCCAAACTATTCGAGAACAGGCGGGCCAACGCCTGGACGGCGGTTACCAGTACCTGGAGCTGGAGCGCATGGCCTACTACGTGCACAAGGACAGCTACCGTAAACGCATTGCCAGCCATACCGCGGCGCTGCGCCGCGAGCTGGCTGAAGGTGGCGTACCAGCCACCCAGGAGGCCTGAACATGGAACCGATCAAGATTGCCTTCGACCCCAGCAGCCTGGTACTGATCAACCTCATCGTCGCCCTGATGATGTTCGGCGTTTCCCTGGATCTGTGCGCCGAGGATTTTCGCCGCATCGTGCGCTCGCCCAAGGCGCCGGTCATCGGCCTGTTAGCGCAGTTCCTGCTGCTACCGGCAATGACCTGCCTGGCCTGTTGGCTGCTGCGCATCCCGCCGGAGCTGGCACTGGGCATGATACTGGTCGCGGCCTGCCCTGGCGGCAGCTTCTCCAACATCATGACTTGGATGGCCCGCGGCAACGTGGCGATTTCGGTGAGCATGACCGCAGTGTCCAGCCTTGCTGCCAGCGTGCTGACACCGTTCAATTTTGCCCTCTACTCCTGGCTGAACCCCTATACCCGACCGCTGCTGACTGAAATCGATATCGACCCGCTGGGCCTGCTGCTGTTGGTGGTACTGGTGCTCGGCGTGCCGCTGGTCGTCGGCATGGCAATCGGCAGACGCTTCCCGCTGCTGGCCCTGCGTGTGGAAAAACCACTGCGCCTGTTCAGCCTGTGCGTGATGCTGGGGTTCGTCGCCCTGGCCTTCAGCCGTAACCTGGATCAGTTCGTCAGCCACTTCCACCTGTTCTTCTGGCTGGTGGTGGGGCACAACCTGCTGGCGTTGTTGATTGGCTACTTCAGTGCACGCCTGGCCGGCCTCAACGAAGCGGATCAACGTGCGGTGACTCTGGAAACCGGCATCCAGAATTCGGCACTGGGGCTAGTGATCATCTTCACCTTCTTTCCGCAGGCCGGCGGCATGCTGCTGATAGCCGCGTTCTGGGGCTGCTGGCATTTGGTATCGGGGCTGAGCCTGGCCTGGTTCTGGTCACGCCGCCCACCCGCGCCTGCACAGACACAGGCACCTGCCGCCCAGCCCGGAGAAGCCTGATGCGTGTCACCCTGATCACCGGGGCCGCCAGCGGCCTCGGCTGGCAACTGGCGCGCGCCTGTCATGCCCGTGGCGACGCACTGCTGCTCACCGATATCGATGCGCCCGGCCTGGCTCCACGCCTGGCCGAACTGGGCGATGCCCGTACCCATGGTCTCGCTGGCGATATCACCGATCCAGACCTGCACAGGCAGCTTGTCGAGGCCTGCCAGGCGCGCTTCGGCCGCCTCGACCTGCTGATCAACAACGCCGGCATCACCCATCGATCACCGACCGTAGCAACCACCCCGGCGGTCTTTCGCAAGGTCATGGCGGTGGATTACCACGCACCCCTGGAGCTGACCCTGGCAGCCCTGCCACTGCTGCGCGAGAGCCGCGGCCAGGTGGTCGCCGTCGGCTCCATGGCCGGCTGGATGCCGCTGCTCGGCCGCGCCGGTTATTGCGCGGCGAAAAGCGCACTGAGCCAGGCCTTCGAAGTGCTGCGGGCGGAAATCAGCCGTGACGGCATTGGTCTGCTGATGGTCTATCCGAGCTTTCTCGATACGCCTATCGACCGCAACGCACTGGGTGGCGACGGCCAACCCGCTGACCATGCACGCTCGACCATCGGCAAGATCCGTGGCGCCGACTGGATGGCGCACCTGATCCTCGATGCGCTCGATCGTCGTCGCGAACGACTGTTTCCGGATCGCGGCAGTTGGCTGGCCAGTCTGCTATGGCGCCTGGCACCCGGTCTGTATTACCGCAAGATGAGCCAGCGCTTCGCCGGGGAGATGAGCTGATGGCGCTGGCTCCCTATGCGCTCGGCGCCTTTATCCTGCTGGCCTACACCCTTGAGGCCATCACCGGTTTCGGCAGCGTGGTCA
It encodes:
- a CDS encoding spermidine synthase; this encodes MPGLPPDDEMQKLDEVLLAEVRDAFGVIRVVQIGAYRFLEFGDAIEQSCVFQGDPSWLEYDYTRAMLLGALCHDAPETALFLGLGAGNLTQACLKFLPLEDVEAIELRPDVPRLAMEFLGLDDDPRLTIRIGDAVELLDSAETADLIFLDLYTDQGPGVGHLAWRFLERCREKLNPGGWLIINQWAGNDGKPLGAALLRGLYHRHYWECPVKEGNVVLLIPAELDQRMDLGRLQARAGELAPRLGYSLQPLIAALRPAT
- a CDS encoding flavin-containing monooxygenase, whose translation is MYAIIGAGPMGLCTARQLKKQGIDFVGFELHSDVGGLWDIDNPHSTMYHSAHLISSKGTTEFSEFPMRAEVAPYPHHSEMRRYFRDYARQFRLYDHYQFDTRVVQLQRLDQGWKLISERNGEQREWRFDGVLIANGTLHTPNLPQLPGDFSGEVLHSSAYKNADLFAGKRVLVVGCGNSACDIAVDAAHRAAAVDLSVRRGYHFLPKFILGKPTDTFGGAIKLPRRLKQLVDGLLVRALVGKPSQYGLPDPDYRLYESHPVMNSLVLHHIGHGDIRPRGDITAVNGQRVSFANGEQADYDLILMATGYKLDYPFIARSELNWPEGAGAPQLYLNVFHPEHDDLFMLGMVEASGLGWQGRDEQAELVALYIRQLQAGSPAAQALRQTIREQAGQRLDGGYQYLELERMAYYVHKDSYRKRIASHTAALRRELAEGGVPATQEA
- a CDS encoding bile acid:sodium symporter family protein, which produces MEPIKIAFDPSSLVLINLIVALMMFGVSLDLCAEDFRRIVRSPKAPVIGLLAQFLLLPAMTCLACWLLRIPPELALGMILVAACPGGSFSNIMTWMARGNVAISVSMTAVSSLAASVLTPFNFALYSWLNPYTRPLLTEIDIDPLGLLLLVVLVLGVPLVVGMAIGRRFPLLALRVEKPLRLFSLCVMLGFVALAFSRNLDQFVSHFHLFFWLVVGHNLLALLIGYFSARLAGLNEADQRAVTLETGIQNSALGLVIIFTFFPQAGGMLLIAAFWGCWHLVSGLSLAWFWSRRPPAPAQTQAPAAQPGEA
- a CDS encoding SDR family NAD(P)-dependent oxidoreductase, whose amino-acid sequence is MRVTLITGAASGLGWQLARACHARGDALLLTDIDAPGLAPRLAELGDARTHGLAGDITDPDLHRQLVEACQARFGRLDLLINNAGITHRSPTVATTPAVFRKVMAVDYHAPLELTLAALPLLRESRGQVVAVGSMAGWMPLLGRAGYCAAKSALSQAFEVLRAEISRDGIGLLMVYPSFLDTPIDRNALGGDGQPADHARSTIGKIRGADWMAHLILDALDRRRERLFPDRGSWLASLLWRLAPGLYYRKMSQRFAGEMS